CAGCTTCCTGTACAAGCACGGACTGGGCGGCATCCTGGCCGACGACATGGGCCTGGGCAAGACCGTGCAGGCGCTGGCCCTGATGTGCGCGGCGAAGGAGCTGGCCGTCGCGGCTGCTGCGTCCCTGGAGACGCCCGACGCCGGTGCCGCCGCGGACCCTGGAAACCGGCCCGCCGCCGTCGCACCCTTCCTGGTGGTGGCCCCCACCAGCGTGGTGGGCAACTGGGCCCTCGAAGCCGCCCGCTTTGCCCCCGGGCTGACCGTGCGGACGGTCGGCGAGACCTTCGCCAAGAGCGGCCAGGGCGTGGCGGAGGCCCTGGGCGGGGCAGATATCGTGATCACGTCCTACGCCCTGTTCCGGATTGACTATGACGCCTACGCCTCGCGTACCTGGAACGGGCTGGTGCTGGACGAGGCGCAGTTCGTGAAGAACCACCAGTCCAAGGCCTACCAGTGCGCGCGCAAGCTGCCGGCCGCGTTCAAGCTTGCCATCACGGGCACGCCGCTGGAGAACAACCTGATGGAGTTCTGGGCGCTGACGTCCATCGTGGCGCCGGGCCTGTTCTCCAGCCCCAAGCGCTTCGCCGAGTACTACCAGAAGCCGGTGGAGAAGAACGGCGACAAGGGGCAACTGGAGAAGCTCCGGCGCCGGGTCCGGCCGCTGATGATGCGCCGCACCAAGGACCAGGTGATCAAGGACCTGCCGCCCAAACAGGAACAGATCCTGGAAGTGGTGCTGAATCCGCGGCACCAGAAGGTTTACCAGACGCACCTGCAGCGCGAACGGCAGAAGATCCTCGGGCTGATCGAGGACGTCAACAAGAACCGGTTCACCATTTTCCAGTCGCTGACCCTGCTGCGGCAGCTCAGCCTGGACGTGTCGCTGGTGGACCCTTCCCTGTCCGCGGTGCGGTCCTCCAAGCTGGATGTGCTGTTCGAGCAGCTCGAAGACCTGGTGGCCGAGGGGCACCGGGCACTGATCTTCAGCCAGTTCACCGGCTTCCTGGGCAAGGTGCGGGAGCGGCTGGACGAGGAAGAGATCGAGTACTGCTACCTCGACGGCGGCACCAGGAACCGCGCCGACGTGGTCAGCGAGTTCAAGAACGGCAGCGCGCCCGTGTTCCTGATTTCGCTCAAGGCCGGCGGGTTCGGCCTGAACCTCACCGAGGCCGACTACGTCTTCCTGCTCGATCCATGGTGGAACCCGGCGTCCGAAGCCCAGGCCGTGGACCGGACCCACCGCATTGGGCAGGCCCGGAACGTGATGGTGTACCGGCTCGTGGCCAAGGACACCATCGAGGAGAAGGTCATGGCGCTGAAGACCCGGAAGTCGCAGCTGTTCGCTGACGTCATGGAAGGCGACGCCCTGGCCGGCGGAGCCATCACGGCGGAAGACCTGGCGGGGCTGTTCAAGGAGTAGGGCCCTCCGCCGGGGCTCAACGTCTAAGCTGGTGCCCAACGCAAAACTACAACGTTGGAGAAACATTGCCGCACCAGCTGCCCGTCACGGAAAATCCTGCAGCACCGCCCCTGGTGCCGCTGCGCCCGGACGCATTCGCCACCCCGTACCGGGACCCCGTGTGGGACGGCCCCACCGACCCCGTCCTGGTGGCTGACCACCTCACAGGCGGCTGGGTGCTCTTCTACACCCAGCGCCGCGCCACCCTTCCGGGGCTGACGGGGGTGGAATGGGTGCACGGGACCGGCATCGGCGTCGCCAAATCGTCCGACGGCGGCACCACCTGGCGCTACCACGGCACCGCGAACGGACTCGTCCCGCCCGGAACGGAACTTCCGGCAACCCTCTGGGCGCCCGACGTCGTCCGTATTGGCGACCGATGGATCATGTACGTGACCGTCCTGGGCGGCAGGCGCACGGACTGGACCGGGACGGCGGAAATCGTCCAGTTCGCCAGCACGGATTTGGAGAAGTGGGAGTACCTGGGCCGGATCGACCTGGACTCCCCCCGGGTCATCGACGCCGCAGTAGCCCGGTGCGGTGACGGCCGGTACCGCCTCTGGTACAAGGACGAGGCCCGCGGCTCCAACACCTGCAGCGCGGTCAGCGACACTCCGGAGGACCCGTCGTCGTGGAAGCCCGAAGGTGTGGCAATCCCCGGGCGCCCGCACGAGGGACCCAAGGTCTTCCGGCTGGGCGGCAGCTACTGGATGATCGTGGACGAGTGGCGGGGCCAGGCGGTCTACCGTTCCGAAGACGCAACGGGCCGTTGGGTCCGGCAGGAGCACCGTGGCGGCCTGATCCTCACGGCACCGGAATCGGTGGACGGAAGGCCCGTCGTCGGACGCCACGCGGACGTGGTGCCCCTGACGGAACGGGCGCCCGGCGAAATGTCCGACGGCGACGCGAGGCGTGCGCTGCTGGTCTACTTCACGCACCCGTACTGGGACGGCGAGGACATCGACACGATGGCACCGGACCCGCGCACCCGCCTCAGCCACGTCCGGGCGGCAGTACTGGAAGTGCGGGACGGCGTCCTGGTGTGCGTGGAACACTGACCACTGCACAGAGCAGCTGCCGGCACGGAGAAGGGCCAAACCCTGGAACTATAAGCCGGCGGCTGCCGGCACCGGTCCAAGGTTTGGCCCTGACTCGTGCATTCGGGGCGGGCCCAGCGTGTGCTGGGGCCGCCGGAAGGGGACCTGCCGAAGCTAGACCCGCTGCGGCGACCCCAGCTCCACCGGATCCTCATCCATCAGGTAGGCCAGCTCCGAGTGGGCCGCGAGGTCGATGCCGCGCAGTTCGTCCTCGGGCTTGATGCGCAGGCCGCCCATGGTCTTGTCCAGGATCTTCGCCAGGATCCAGGTGACGCCGAAGGAGTAGGCCAGCACCGTGATGGTGGCGAGGGCCTGGATGCCCAGCTGCTCAAAGCCGCCGCCGTAAAACAGTCCGCTGACGCCGTTCGGGGCCTTGTCCGTGGCAAAGAGTCCGATCAGCAGCGTGCCCAGGATGCCGCCCACCAGGTGGACGCCGACGACGTCGAGGGAATCGTCGAAGCCCAGGCGGAACTTCCATTCGATGGCCAGCGAGCAGACAGCCCCGGCGATCGCGCCGATGGCCAGCGCGCCGAGCGGGCTGACTGCGCCACAGGCGGGAGTGATGGCTACCAGCGCCGCGATGAGGCCTGACGCGGCCCCCATGCTGGTGGCCGCACCGTGCCGGACCCGCTCAACAAGGGCCCAGGCAAGCAGTCCGGCGGAAGCAGCCACGGCGGTGTTCAGGAACACCACCGACGCCGACTGGCCGGCAGCCAGTGCGGAGCCGGCGTTGAAGCCGAACCAGCCAACCCACAGCAGGCCCGCGCCCACCAGCACCAATGGCCGGCTGTGCGGCTTGGCGTGTTCCACCTTGGGCCAGCCGGAGCTCTTGCCCAGGACCAGTGCCAGTGCCAGTGCTGCGGCGCCGGCGTTCATGTGGACCGCAGTGCCGCCGGCGAAGTCGATGGCCTTGATGCCGTTGGCGATCCAACCGCCGACGGTGCTGCCGTCCGCCGAGTCGAACGCGAACACCCAGTGCGCGATGGGGAAGTAGACCACCGTGGCCCAGATGCCGGCGAACAGCATCCAGGCGCCAAACTTCATCCGGCCTGCGGCGGCACCGGCAACGAGTGCGGTGGTGACGCAGGCGAAGAACAGCTGGAACGCTGCGAACAGGATGACCGGAATGGACGCGGAATCATCCTTGGCCAGCAGCTGCCCCATGCCCGGGAACTCGGTGACGTCACCGATGAGCCCCAGTCCGCCCACGGAGTTTCCGAAGGCCATCGAGTAACCGAACAGTGCCCAGAGCACGGCCACCAGGCTGGCGCCGCCGAAGCACATCATCATCATGTTCAGGATCCGGCGGGACCCCACCATGCCCCCGTAAAACAGGGCCAGGGCGGGAATCATCATGCATACCAGCGCCGAGCTGGCCAAAATCCAAGCGACATTTCCCGAGTCCATGGGAAACCCCTTTCAAGATGCGAAAAGAACGGTACGTTGCCGTCAGAGCCGTTCGCCAAGTGGGACGCGGGAGGAGAAACCGCGGCCGGCGGAGGGGCGGCTTTTGCCGTCTGATACCAATGTATGGCGGCTATTTTTGGGTAGGTTTCGGGTGTGTTAAATAGTGGTTTCAGCCAATTGCACGCGAGTTTCACAGGTCCCGTTGAGCGCAGGGCGTCACGCTGGGCACGCTTTTGGCCAGGGCACGACGCCGGCGCCCCGGGTTTCCAGGGTGCGGGGCACCTGGGTGCGCCGAAAGCGTGCCGTGCGTGACGCCGCGTCGAACAGTGCAGGCATGCACCTCCAGGACCAGGCAGTGCAGGGCTAGGCTGGAAAGCGTCCGGGCAGCCAGCCACGCCGAAGGAGCCAGCCCTTGAACAGCCAGCAATCCCCTCCTGTACCGCCGAGTGACCTGCGGGTGGGGGTGGTGGGCATCGGCTGGGCTTACCAGCAGCACCTCAAGGCCTACTCAGCGCTGGACGGAGTAAGCATCGTCTCGGTGGCAGGGATGGAGCAGGACCTCCGGGACTCCCTGCAGGCCGAATATGCCATTCCGAACGCCTTCGCCGACTGGCAGGACATGCTGGACCACGGCGGCCTTGACGCAGTCAGCGTGGCAGTACCCACCTTCCTGCACGCCCCGATCTCCATCGCGGCCCTGGAACGGGGTATCCATGTGCTGAGCGAGAAGCCCATCGCCCGCAACGCAGCCGAAGGCCAGGCCATGGTGGAC
This region of Arthrobacter sp. DNA4 genomic DNA includes:
- a CDS encoding family 43 glycosylhydrolase, which translates into the protein MPHQLPVTENPAAPPLVPLRPDAFATPYRDPVWDGPTDPVLVADHLTGGWVLFYTQRRATLPGLTGVEWVHGTGIGVAKSSDGGTTWRYHGTANGLVPPGTELPATLWAPDVVRIGDRWIMYVTVLGGRRTDWTGTAEIVQFASTDLEKWEYLGRIDLDSPRVIDAAVARCGDGRYRLWYKDEARGSNTCSAVSDTPEDPSSWKPEGVAIPGRPHEGPKVFRLGGSYWMIVDEWRGQAVYRSEDATGRWVRQEHRGGLILTAPESVDGRPVVGRHADVVPLTERAPGEMSDGDARRALLVYFTHPYWDGEDIDTMAPDPRTRLSHVRAAVLEVRDGVLVCVEH
- a CDS encoding ammonium transporter, whose protein sequence is MDSGNVAWILASSALVCMMIPALALFYGGMVGSRRILNMMMMCFGGASLVAVLWALFGYSMAFGNSVGGLGLIGDVTEFPGMGQLLAKDDSASIPVILFAAFQLFFACVTTALVAGAAAGRMKFGAWMLFAGIWATVVYFPIAHWVFAFDSADGSTVGGWIANGIKAIDFAGGTAVHMNAGAAALALALVLGKSSGWPKVEHAKPHSRPLVLVGAGLLWVGWFGFNAGSALAAGQSASVVFLNTAVAASAGLLAWALVERVRHGAATSMGAASGLIAALVAITPACGAVSPLGALAIGAIAGAVCSLAIEWKFRLGFDDSLDVVGVHLVGGILGTLLIGLFATDKAPNGVSGLFYGGGFEQLGIQALATITVLAYSFGVTWILAKILDKTMGGLRIKPEDELRGIDLAAHSELAYLMDEDPVELGSPQRV